One segment of Anatilimnocola aggregata DNA contains the following:
- a CDS encoding glycosyltransferase family 4 protein, which translates to MTLRKIAYLTSGAAGMFCGSCLNDNAVARELLALGHDVQLVPLYTPIRTDDQDVSLDQVFFGGINVYLQQQTSLFRWLPSWLDRWIDRPWIIDLATRFGGKLDYQKLGGLAVSMLRGEQGFQSKEVHRLVDWLAGEAQPEIVIFSNILTAGCVPELKRRLPAKVLVLLQGDDIFLRELKPADLQQALAEIRRLSDHVDGFLAHSRYYADAMSEFLGIDRAKIYLLPLGVHGSDLVPDVTVDPTTAGTTSRPPTVGYLARLAPEKGLHILAEAWLRLRKMPGTENAQLKIAGWMGAQNHDYAHSIFQQFDKVGLRDEYEYLGEVDRAGKLHLLRSIDVLSVPTTYQEPKGLFVLEALAAGVPVVQPAHGAFPEMLTELGGGLLHRPEDAHHLAERLHEMLTNPELHQQLRERGQIAVLERRTNRVAAEVLLEILERVAPPVGQASCLSCTSP; encoded by the coding sequence ATGACGCTGCGGAAAATCGCCTATCTGACGTCGGGGGCGGCCGGCATGTTCTGCGGCAGTTGCCTCAACGACAACGCCGTGGCTCGCGAGCTGTTGGCCCTCGGTCACGATGTGCAACTGGTCCCGCTCTATACGCCGATCCGCACCGACGACCAGGATGTGAGTCTCGACCAGGTCTTCTTCGGCGGGATCAATGTCTATCTGCAGCAGCAGACATCCCTCTTTCGCTGGTTGCCAAGCTGGCTCGATCGCTGGATCGACCGCCCCTGGATCATCGACCTCGCGACGCGGTTCGGCGGCAAGCTCGACTATCAAAAACTGGGCGGGCTCGCCGTCTCGATGTTGCGGGGCGAACAGGGTTTTCAAAGCAAAGAAGTCCATCGCCTGGTCGATTGGCTGGCTGGCGAAGCCCAGCCCGAGATTGTCATCTTCAGCAACATCCTCACCGCGGGCTGTGTGCCGGAACTCAAACGCCGCCTCCCTGCCAAAGTCCTCGTGCTGCTGCAAGGAGACGATATCTTTCTCCGCGAATTGAAGCCCGCCGATCTCCAGCAGGCACTGGCCGAGATTCGCCGCCTGAGCGACCACGTCGATGGGTTTCTCGCCCACAGCAGGTACTACGCCGATGCCATGAGCGAATTCCTGGGCATCGATCGCGCTAAGATTTACCTCCTGCCGCTCGGTGTGCATGGCAGCGATCTCGTGCCGGACGTGACCGTTGATCCCACGACTGCGGGAACAACGTCTCGACCGCCTACCGTCGGCTATCTCGCCCGTCTGGCACCTGAGAAAGGGCTGCACATCCTGGCCGAAGCGTGGCTCCGGTTGCGGAAGATGCCAGGGACCGAAAACGCCCAGCTGAAAATTGCCGGCTGGATGGGAGCGCAGAATCACGACTACGCGCATTCTATTTTTCAGCAGTTCGATAAAGTGGGTCTGCGTGACGAGTACGAATACCTGGGAGAAGTCGACCGGGCCGGCAAGCTGCATCTACTCCGTTCGATTGACGTCCTCTCGGTCCCCACGACCTATCAGGAACCCAAAGGGCTCTTCGTGCTCGAAGCGCTGGCCGCTGGTGTGCCCGTCGTTCAGCCCGCGCATGGGGCATTTCCCGAAATGCTAACGGAGCTGGGCGGCGGACTGTTGCACCGCCCCGAAGACGCCCATCATCTGGCCGAGCGCTTGCACGAAATGCTGACCAATCCCGAACTGCACCAGCAGTTGCGCGAACGGGGACAAATCGCCGTGCTCGAGCGGCGGACCAACCGCGTCGCCGCCGAAGTGCTGCTCGAGATCCTTGAGCGCGTGGCCCCGCCCGTGGGACAGGCATCTTGCCTGTCATGCACTTCGCCGTAA
- a CDS encoding TraR/DksA family transcriptional regulator produces MKRSDFVRMMQQRLTQRRQELRRYLAGEVNELRDSVQSGVGDEIDVSVDSEHAAMRSQLADFESRELKQIDAALERVEIGRYGKCDTCDSSIGTERLRAVPYVADCIECARKAERVSNRSRGSAWDRYGMPTDEESRPKANYMSEM; encoded by the coding sequence ATGAAACGCAGTGACTTTGTTCGAATGATGCAGCAACGATTGACTCAGCGTCGACAGGAACTGCGCCGGTACCTGGCTGGCGAAGTCAACGAACTGCGTGATAGCGTGCAATCGGGCGTGGGCGATGAGATCGACGTGAGCGTCGATAGCGAACACGCGGCCATGCGTTCGCAATTGGCCGACTTCGAAAGCCGCGAACTGAAGCAGATCGATGCCGCGCTCGAGCGCGTCGAAATCGGCCGCTACGGCAAGTGCGACACGTGCGATAGTTCGATCGGCACCGAACGCCTGCGGGCAGTTCCTTACGTGGCCGATTGCATCGAGTGCGCACGCAAGGCCGAACGGGTTTCGAATCGCAGCCGCGGCAGCGCGTGGGATCGGTACGGTATGCCGACGGATGAAGAATCGCGACCGAAGGCGAATTACATGAGCGAGATGTAA
- a CDS encoding triphosphoribosyl-dephospho-CoA synthase — MPLSLSQCATLACLLEATAPKVGNVHRGADFDELTFADFVVSAVAIGPAMQRAREVGVGAAVLQAITATRTLVPTNTNLGMVLLIAPLAAVPAGEPLVSGISAILQSLTPRDSELVYEAIRLAQPGGLGETKEMDLAGPAPENLLAAMHLAAERDLVAKQYATNFELVLGEILPSLLRGQEYGWSLQDNLIREHVRLLSEHPDSLIVRKCGPEIAARTCAYAAQVLNAGQPGDDHYHEALADLDFWLRSDGHERNPGTTADLLAAALFAGLREGLLKPPYR; from the coding sequence GTGCCCCTGTCTCTCAGCCAATGCGCTACCCTCGCCTGCCTGCTGGAAGCGACGGCTCCCAAGGTGGGCAATGTGCACCGGGGGGCGGATTTCGACGAGTTGACGTTTGCCGATTTTGTGGTGAGCGCTGTGGCGATTGGCCCAGCCATGCAGCGGGCTCGCGAGGTTGGCGTCGGCGCGGCAGTGCTGCAAGCGATTACAGCCACGCGCACGCTGGTGCCGACAAACACCAATTTGGGCATGGTCCTGCTCATCGCGCCGCTGGCTGCGGTTCCAGCCGGTGAGCCCTTAGTCAGTGGCATCTCAGCCATTCTGCAAAGCCTCACGCCGCGCGACAGTGAACTTGTCTACGAGGCGATTCGCCTCGCCCAGCCCGGCGGCTTGGGCGAAACAAAGGAAATGGACCTCGCCGGCCCAGCGCCGGAAAACTTGCTCGCGGCGATGCACCTGGCAGCCGAGCGTGACCTGGTCGCCAAGCAATATGCGACGAATTTCGAGTTAGTCCTGGGCGAGATCCTCCCTAGCTTGCTCCGTGGGCAAGAGTACGGCTGGTCGCTGCAAGACAATCTGATTCGCGAGCATGTCCGGCTGCTCAGCGAACATCCCGATAGTCTCATCGTCCGCAAGTGCGGCCCCGAAATCGCCGCCCGCACGTGCGCTTATGCGGCCCAAGTCCTCAACGCTGGCCAACCCGGCGACGACCACTATCACGAAGCCCTGGCCGATCTCGACTTCTGGCTCCGCAGCGATGGCCACGAGCGCAATCCCGGCACCACTGCCGACCTACTCGCCGCCGCCCTCTTCGCCGGCCTGCGCGAGGGCTTGCTCAAGCCGCCGTATCGGTAA
- a CDS encoding DUF6891 domain-containing protein: protein MKWLPITVVFLIAGCSSQELPTSQTPSPPKTMTEKSSWNDTARSDLRETLQNCVVGEVRLSKSGHDDIIQSCREVYIEDECPEDEWESFVRFASDELKKAEAAHAAAQATWPPETDCDRLDQVEAALRDRGILLWQASPCCDTCTGGELPDRIHELERRYPGFRNKVCGYTFFIDQNMADMLAEDTNISVYLGYGWLSQEESSVAPDVYEANALDIAREVCDCLRKHGFKSNWDGSFSKKIGISLNWQRRAMLQ from the coding sequence ATGAAGTGGCTTCCCATCACTGTGGTTTTCCTGATTGCTGGTTGCAGTAGTCAAGAATTGCCGACATCGCAAACACCATCACCTCCGAAAACCATGACCGAAAAATCCAGCTGGAACGACACAGCACGAAGTGACCTCCGTGAGACTCTTCAGAATTGCGTTGTAGGCGAGGTTCGTTTGTCAAAATCTGGCCACGATGACATCATCCAGTCCTGCCGTGAGGTCTATATTGAGGACGAGTGTCCAGAGGATGAATGGGAGTCGTTTGTTCGCTTCGCGTCAGACGAACTAAAGAAGGCTGAAGCCGCACATGCGGCGGCACAGGCTACATGGCCGCCCGAGACAGATTGCGACCGCCTCGATCAGGTCGAAGCGGCCTTGCGAGATCGCGGCATTCTTCTGTGGCAAGCATCGCCTTGCTGCGACACTTGTACGGGTGGCGAACTTCCTGATCGGATTCATGAGCTAGAACGGCGATATCCCGGTTTCCGGAATAAGGTGTGTGGTTACACCTTTTTTATCGATCAGAATATGGCCGACATGCTCGCGGAAGACACTAATATTTCTGTCTACCTCGGGTATGGTTGGCTATCGCAAGAGGAATCTAGCGTTGCGCCGGATGTCTACGAAGCGAATGCTCTCGACATCGCCAGGGAAGTTTGCGATTGCCTCCGCAAGCATGGTTTCAAATCGAATTGGGACGGAAGTTTCTCGAAGAAAATAGGTATCTCTCTCAATTGGCAGCGTCGAGCGATGCTGCAGTAG
- a CDS encoding RidA family protein has protein sequence MTPTEKAQSVGITFVEQPAGYLNMCVKTGNLLITSGHVSDTKGVLGTGLTIDEGYKAARECAVKILRSVHQAHGTLNGLKVLKVLGCVYSAPSFTEQHLVINGCSDLFHEIFGKTTDGFHARSALGFAALPTGAAVEVEAIFEIKS, from the coding sequence ATGACTCCCACCGAAAAAGCACAATCCGTCGGCATCACCTTTGTTGAACAGCCCGCCGGTTATCTGAACATGTGCGTAAAGACCGGTAACTTGCTGATTACGTCCGGCCACGTCAGCGATACCAAGGGCGTGCTCGGCACGGGACTGACGATTGACGAAGGGTACAAAGCGGCCCGCGAGTGCGCGGTGAAGATCCTCCGCTCGGTGCATCAGGCCCATGGCACACTCAACGGCCTCAAGGTGCTCAAGGTGCTGGGCTGTGTCTATTCGGCCCCCAGCTTTACCGAGCAACATTTGGTCATCAATGGCTGTTCTGACCTGTTCCACGAAATCTTCGGCAAGACCACCGACGGCTTTCATGCCCGCTCGGCCCTCGGCTTCGCCGCGCTCCCCACCGGTGCCGCAGTGGAAGTGGAAGCGATTTTTGAGATCAAGTCGTAA
- a CDS encoding DUF2314 domain-containing protein — protein sequence MNSDTDDLVPVFMPALVVLLVHAEDKKGTPLTRDEVHAIRDSGACIMMEADDARKMDDSRGYRDIDPENCWHDWQMARRDMGRKPDIDPGPRFDHVRSGDPAYQQTILDAQESIERFRAMLPSDGTPRPDALIKTKLVDGDNSAFMWLNNTATEGDNFTAELFEVPDTLPNYTTGIRHVVILEELMDWMVNENGRLTGGFSLRYNRARMSDAEKLDFDRHIGVTEYA from the coding sequence GTGAATTCTGACACCGACGATCTTGTGCCCGTCTTCATGCCAGCGCTTGTGGTTCTTCTTGTCCACGCGGAAGACAAGAAAGGCACGCCTTTGACACGGGACGAAGTTCACGCGATTCGCGACAGCGGGGCCTGCATCATGATGGAAGCCGATGATGCCCGCAAAATGGACGATAGCCGCGGATACCGTGACATCGATCCGGAAAACTGCTGGCATGATTGGCAAATGGCTCGCCGCGACATGGGCCGCAAACCGGACATTGATCCCGGTCCACGCTTCGACCATGTCCGATCAGGTGACCCGGCATATCAGCAAACAATTTTGGACGCCCAAGAATCGATCGAGCGGTTTCGCGCAATGCTTCCATCGGACGGTACGCCACGGCCCGACGCTCTCATCAAGACAAAACTTGTGGATGGCGATAACAGCGCATTCATGTGGCTCAACAACACCGCTACTGAAGGCGACAACTTCACTGCAGAACTGTTCGAAGTTCCGGACACTCTTCCGAACTACACAACCGGCATTCGACACGTCGTGATACTCGAAGAATTGATGGACTGGATGGTCAACGAGAACGGCCGCCTCACTGGTGGTTTCTCCTTGCGGTACAATCGTGCTCGTATGTCTGACGCCGAAAAGCTAGACTTTGATCGTCATATCGGTGTCACAGAATACGCATAA
- a CDS encoding alpha/beta hydrolase, translating into MHRTCGCLMLMLCGVMANAQDAPTASRPASEALLKKILGAGTPEPIRLWEGEPPKFLKDGPAEEVDDHGRIKLVTVPTISVYLPPAEKRTGQAIVVCAGGGYGGLDWRTHVVYAADVFVPKGVAIIGLKYRLRPPHKVDNAGIQQLTLLDAQRAIRLVRSRAKEWGLDPQQIGIAGYSAGANLAMNAAANFDAGDPESADPIERISCRPDFAVGLATWHWRQKESPFTFRADSPPVFLVHATNDGINGGGAPIELPREIEADLTRLKVPVHFAVFDEGAHGVGNLIPQRVKNGFAPAKWPELLLEWLKKK; encoded by the coding sequence ATGCACCGAACCTGTGGCTGCCTCATGCTGATGCTTTGCGGCGTTATGGCAAATGCTCAAGATGCGCCCACGGCCTCACGCCCTGCCAGCGAAGCGCTGCTGAAGAAGATCTTGGGCGCGGGAACGCCGGAGCCGATTCGGCTGTGGGAGGGAGAGCCGCCGAAGTTTTTGAAGGATGGTCCAGCTGAGGAAGTGGACGATCATGGGCGAATCAAGTTGGTAACGGTGCCAACCATCAGCGTCTATTTGCCGCCAGCAGAGAAGCGGACGGGGCAAGCGATTGTTGTTTGTGCGGGGGGCGGGTACGGCGGGCTCGATTGGCGGACGCACGTTGTTTATGCAGCCGATGTGTTTGTGCCCAAAGGGGTCGCAATCATCGGGCTGAAGTACCGTCTGCGGCCGCCGCACAAGGTCGACAATGCCGGGATTCAACAGTTGACGTTGCTCGATGCTCAGCGGGCAATCAGACTCGTCCGCTCGCGGGCGAAAGAGTGGGGGCTCGATCCCCAGCAGATCGGCATCGCCGGTTACTCAGCAGGTGCCAACCTGGCGATGAATGCAGCTGCCAACTTCGACGCCGGCGATCCCGAATCAGCCGATCCGATTGAACGAATCAGTTGTCGGCCCGATTTTGCAGTCGGTCTGGCCACGTGGCATTGGCGGCAAAAGGAATCGCCGTTCACGTTCCGTGCTGACTCTCCACCGGTCTTTTTGGTGCATGCCACTAACGACGGCATCAACGGTGGCGGTGCTCCGATCGAACTTCCTCGCGAAATTGAAGCCGACCTCACCAGGCTCAAAGTCCCGGTCCATTTTGCCGTCTTCGATGAAGGTGCTCACGGCGTCGGCAACTTGATTCCCCAGCGAGTAAAGAACGGCTTTGCTCCTGCTAAGTGGCCCGAGTTGTTGCTGGAATGGTTGAAGAAAAAATAG
- a CDS encoding NAD-dependent epimerase/dehydratase family protein: MTVLVTGGAGFIGSHLCRALAAAGYERIVALDNFNSYYDPPLKRASAAELAVLPQVKIIEADFCDAPAMARLFATERFRHVIHLGGSPGVPYSVRQPAEVLHNNVQGTLSLLEAARANPVERFLFSSSSTVYGQGVAAPFVEDAPLGVPASPYGVSKRAAELLGLNYFRLHQVPFVALRLFNVYGPRLRPELSLATFARKILAGEPLPLFGDGSVLRDFTHVSDICRGILSALTAPHVAGECLNLGHDQPIAMRHLINLIEQAAGRRAQIEYLPPRGEDLPLTHADLTKSRRLLGYSPRVAIAEGVHEYISWLQTLPRSSVTP, from the coding sequence ATGACGGTTCTCGTGACGGGTGGGGCAGGTTTCATCGGCAGTCACCTTTGCCGCGCGCTGGCTGCTGCCGGTTACGAACGAATTGTCGCGCTCGACAACTTCAATTCTTATTACGACCCTCCATTGAAGCGAGCCAGCGCCGCCGAGTTAGCGGTTCTTCCCCAGGTTAAAATTATCGAAGCCGATTTCTGCGATGCCCCGGCGATGGCCCGGCTGTTCGCGACCGAACGGTTCCGCCACGTGATTCATCTGGGCGGTTCGCCCGGCGTGCCCTATAGCGTGCGCCAGCCAGCCGAGGTGTTGCACAACAACGTGCAAGGCACGCTCTCGCTGCTCGAAGCGGCCCGGGCGAATCCGGTCGAGCGGTTTCTCTTCAGCAGTTCGTCGACCGTGTATGGTCAGGGAGTCGCCGCGCCGTTCGTCGAGGATGCGCCCCTGGGCGTTCCAGCGAGTCCTTACGGCGTGAGCAAGCGGGCTGCGGAACTTCTCGGGCTGAATTATTTCCGCCTGCACCAGGTGCCGTTCGTTGCGCTGCGCTTGTTCAATGTTTATGGCCCGCGGTTGCGACCGGAGTTATCGCTGGCTACGTTCGCCCGCAAAATACTCGCGGGCGAACCGCTTCCCCTCTTTGGCGATGGGAGTGTGCTCCGCGATTTCACGCACGTTAGCGATATTTGCCGCGGCATTCTCAGTGCGCTCACCGCGCCGCACGTCGCCGGCGAATGCCTCAACCTGGGGCACGACCAACCGATTGCGATGCGACACCTCATCAACCTCATCGAGCAGGCTGCTGGCCGCCGCGCACAAATCGAATACCTGCCCCCGCGCGGCGAAGACCTGCCGCTCACGCATGCCGATCTCACCAAGTCGCGCCGCCTGCTCGGCTACTCGCCCCGCGTCGCAATCGCCGAGGGCGTTCACGAATACATCTCGTGGCTGCAAACTCTTCCCCGTAGCTCCGTCACTCCGTGA
- a CDS encoding dihydrodipicolinate synthase family protein has translation MAATAENRLRGIFTPNIVPLTSDAEINEPELRRYVDWLIDHGVHGLYPNGSTGEFTRFTVEERRRIIEIMADQTRGRVPILAGAAEANARETIKACEYYHTLGCRAVAIVSPFYYKLSPAGVYAYFKEIADNSPIDITLYNIPMFASPIDVPTVQRLAEECPRVIAIKDSSGDLPHMMRMIAAVRKLRPDFGFMTGWDAALMPMLLIGCDGGTNATSGVAPEITKKLYELTMAGKIDEARDLQYRLLPLFDTMLYSAEFPDGFRAALKLRGIEPGPSRQPKSAVQVDQLRQLSDQLQCLLAAEGFTKEPAAGCKVPPTVDADHVARIVQNVVGELRKRGIA, from the coding sequence ATGGCAGCCACCGCCGAAAACCGCCTGCGCGGCATCTTCACCCCGAACATCGTGCCGCTCACCAGCGACGCCGAGATCAACGAGCCCGAGTTGCGGCGGTATGTCGATTGGCTCATCGACCACGGCGTGCATGGGCTCTATCCCAACGGCAGCACCGGCGAATTCACCCGCTTCACCGTCGAAGAGCGGCGGCGAATCATCGAGATCATGGCCGACCAGACGCGCGGCCGTGTGCCAATTCTGGCAGGTGCCGCCGAAGCCAACGCCCGCGAAACGATCAAGGCTTGCGAGTATTATCACACGCTGGGCTGCCGCGCAGTGGCGATTGTTTCGCCTTTCTACTACAAGCTGTCGCCGGCCGGCGTGTATGCCTATTTCAAAGAGATCGCTGACAACAGCCCGATCGATATCACGCTCTACAACATTCCGATGTTCGCTTCGCCCATCGATGTGCCGACGGTGCAGCGCCTGGCCGAAGAATGCCCGCGCGTGATCGCCATTAAAGACAGCTCGGGCGACTTGCCGCACATGATGCGGATGATTGCTGCGGTGCGCAAACTGCGCCCCGATTTCGGCTTTATGACGGGCTGGGATGCCGCGCTGATGCCGATGCTGCTGATCGGTTGCGATGGCGGCACTAACGCCACCAGTGGTGTGGCCCCCGAGATCACCAAGAAGCTGTACGAACTGACGATGGCCGGCAAGATCGACGAAGCTCGCGATCTGCAGTATCGCCTGCTGCCGCTCTTCGACACGATGCTCTACTCGGCCGAATTCCCCGACGGCTTTCGCGCGGCACTTAAGCTCCGCGGCATCGAACCCGGCCCCAGTCGCCAACCAAAATCGGCCGTGCAAGTCGATCAACTTCGCCAACTCAGCGATCAGCTTCAGTGCCTGCTCGCCGCCGAAGGCTTCACCAAAGAGCCCGCAGCTGGCTGCAAAGTTCCTCCCACCGTCGATGCCGATCACGTCGCCCGCATTGTGCAAAACGTCGTCGGCGAACTGCGCAAGCGCGGCATTGCGTAG
- a CDS encoding transposase codes for MSHQDPSRSQQGRSQVVVAEFQADQLKQSLERLLGEGDWGAIRFRDDCTWGPRQLAATALLWAWSDELTLGDRFFAARRLAQFLFAPQQEFASSVQAFMKLLLRWTVLLVGVLQVTFRRQMQRALPTLWRVHGLVLFGIDGSRVDVPRSKSHEAAHAPVRDGKGRKLKRNRRQKPRTAIHSRKASVPQMWLTLLFHVGTGLPWSWRIGPTGSSEREHWLAMLDELPSNALITADAGFVGYDCLRAVVNSGRHFLVRVGSNVRLLYKLGFSREVVGTVYLWPDRAARRSQPPLVLRLVVATGGKYPVYLLTSVGEEELSRGQVLDVYRRRWGVELFFRHLKQTYQRRKLRSTNAAHARLELEWSLLGLWSMALDAQVQATRVQLDPTQLSLAGVWRTYRRLMRDYRHPLARQQSLPHQLPQAVRDTYERANKSSRNYPRKKRPDPPAGSPEFLLATKSQIHRARYLTTAA; via the coding sequence ATGTCGCATCAAGACCCTAGTCGAAGTCAGCAAGGTCGAAGTCAGGTTGTCGTTGCCGAGTTCCAAGCGGATCAGCTCAAGCAGTCACTGGAGCGATTGCTCGGCGAGGGGGACTGGGGTGCGATTCGGTTTCGTGACGACTGCACGTGGGGCCCACGGCAATTGGCGGCCACGGCGTTGCTCTGGGCTTGGTCGGATGAACTCACGCTGGGGGACCGCTTCTTTGCTGCCCGCAGATTAGCTCAATTTCTGTTTGCGCCGCAACAGGAGTTTGCCAGTTCGGTGCAAGCCTTCATGAAGTTGCTGCTGCGTTGGACGGTGCTGCTGGTCGGCGTATTGCAGGTGACGTTTCGACGGCAGATGCAGCGTGCATTACCCACCCTTTGGCGAGTTCATGGCCTGGTCCTCTTCGGCATTGATGGCAGCCGAGTCGACGTGCCGCGAAGCAAGTCACACGAGGCGGCACATGCTCCGGTTCGCGATGGTAAGGGACGAAAACTCAAACGCAATCGTCGCCAGAAACCGCGCACCGCGATTCACTCGCGCAAGGCAAGCGTCCCGCAAATGTGGTTGACCCTGCTGTTTCACGTCGGCACAGGACTGCCTTGGTCGTGGCGAATCGGTCCGACCGGCAGTAGCGAGCGCGAGCATTGGTTGGCGATGCTCGACGAACTTCCGAGCAATGCCCTGATCACCGCCGATGCTGGCTTCGTGGGTTACGATTGTCTGCGCGCCGTTGTTAACAGTGGTCGCCATTTCCTGGTGCGAGTCGGTTCGAATGTGCGTCTGCTGTACAAGCTGGGCTTCTCCCGCGAAGTCGTTGGCACGGTGTATCTCTGGCCCGATCGTGCTGCCCGTCGCAGTCAGCCGCCGCTCGTGTTACGCCTCGTCGTGGCCACTGGTGGAAAGTATCCGGTCTACTTGCTCACCAGCGTCGGAGAAGAAGAATTATCGCGCGGACAAGTCCTCGACGTTTACCGTCGTCGCTGGGGCGTGGAACTCTTCTTTCGCCACTTGAAGCAAACGTATCAGCGCCGCAAACTTCGCAGCACCAATGCCGCGCATGCGCGTTTGGAGTTGGAGTGGTCGCTGCTGGGACTATGGAGCATGGCGCTCGATGCTCAGGTCCAAGCGACGCGCGTACAACTAGATCCTACTCAACTCAGCCTAGCGGGCGTCTGGCGCACGTATCGGCGGCTGATGCGCGACTATCGACATCCGCTGGCTCGGCAACAATCGCTCCCCCACCAACTCCCTCAAGCAGTGCGCGACACCTACGAGCGAGCCAACAAATCCAGCCGCAACTATCCTCGCAAAAAACGTCCCGACCCGCCCGCTGGCTCTCCCGAGTTCCTACTCGCTACCAAGTCCCAAATCCATCGCGCCCGCTACCTCACGACCGCTGCCTAA
- the pepT gene encoding peptidase T, translating to MIQPERLLQRFLRYVQLDTTAGEPGGTYPSSPGQLVLGRMLSIELKEMGLADVEFTTEGLVYATVPSTLDAAGTVAAPVVAFNAHVDTSPETTGKNVRPQVIRKYAGGDIRLPADQTRVITLKENPELEHLKGKTLVTTDGTTLLGADDKSGIAVIMEMAQHLLEQPELEHGPVRILFTCDEEIGHGIDHVDLHKLNATVCYTLDGSGANEIDVETFSADLATVRVTGINIHPSIGKGRMVNALRAVGTFLDRLPRAGHSPETTAGREGFLHPYDLTGGVAEASLKVLLRDFDTAGLTTKAELLQKLASEVEQEHPGCKVNVHIKKQYRNLGDGLAKEPRAAAYADLAHTRLGREAKLTIIRGGTDGSQLTERGLPTPNLSTGEHNPHSPLEWTCLEEMVAATEVCSELVQVWAERK from the coding sequence ATGATCCAGCCCGAACGCCTGCTGCAGCGGTTTCTCCGGTATGTGCAACTCGATACCACCGCCGGTGAGCCAGGCGGCACCTATCCCAGTTCGCCCGGCCAGTTGGTGCTGGGGCGAATGCTCTCGATCGAACTCAAGGAAATGGGACTCGCCGACGTTGAGTTCACCACCGAAGGGCTCGTCTATGCGACCGTCCCGAGCACGCTCGATGCTGCGGGGACCGTCGCCGCGCCCGTCGTCGCCTTCAACGCCCACGTCGATACCTCTCCCGAGACGACAGGCAAGAATGTCCGCCCGCAGGTCATTCGTAAGTACGCCGGTGGCGACATTCGCCTCCCCGCTGATCAAACCCGCGTGATCACGCTCAAGGAGAATCCGGAACTCGAGCACCTGAAGGGGAAGACCCTCGTTACCACCGACGGCACCACGCTCCTTGGTGCCGACGATAAGTCGGGAATCGCCGTCATCATGGAGATGGCCCAGCACTTGCTCGAGCAGCCCGAATTGGAGCATGGCCCGGTCCGAATTCTGTTCACCTGCGACGAAGAAATCGGCCACGGCATCGACCACGTCGACCTGCACAAACTGAATGCCACCGTCTGCTACACGCTCGATGGGAGCGGAGCCAACGAAATCGACGTCGAAACATTCTCCGCCGACCTGGCTACCGTCCGCGTGACTGGCATCAACATTCATCCGTCGATTGGCAAGGGTCGCATGGTCAACGCCCTCCGCGCGGTCGGCACGTTTCTCGATCGTTTGCCCCGCGCCGGTCATTCGCCCGAAACGACTGCTGGCCGTGAAGGCTTCCTGCATCCCTATGATCTGACCGGCGGTGTAGCCGAAGCCAGTTTGAAAGTCCTGCTGCGCGACTTCGATACTGCCGGCCTCACCACCAAGGCCGAACTGCTGCAGAAGTTGGCCAGCGAAGTCGAGCAAGAACATCCGGGCTGCAAGGTGAACGTCCACATCAAGAAGCAATATCGCAACCTGGGCGATGGCCTTGCCAAGGAGCCCCGCGCGGCCGCTTATGCCGACCTAGCTCACACCCGCCTCGGCCGCGAAGCCAAGCTGACCATCATTCGCGGCGGCACCGACGGCTCGCAGCTAACCGAGCGCGGCCTTCCCACCCCCAACCTCTCGACCGGCGAACACAACCCACACTCGCCCCTCGAATGGACCTGCCTCGAAGAAATGGTCGCCGCCACCGAAGTCTGCAGCGAGCTCGTGCAAGTGTGGGCCGAACGGAAGTAA
- a CDS encoding VanZ family protein, with amino-acid sequence MPLAFKTRLLLLSVMAAAYWALIFTLTHVPLSFPGPVGSLDKLQHGSAFFGLAVLLCSAYGAWRPHDTLGYIWVFIAIAAYGAIDEITQGFVPYRYPDFFDWLADVGGAAVGVGLMFLVAAFWPARAAAAAAVASADVKTR; translated from the coding sequence GTGCCCTTAGCTTTCAAAACGCGGCTGCTTCTTCTGTCGGTGATGGCCGCTGCCTATTGGGCACTGATCTTCACGCTGACGCACGTGCCGCTGTCATTTCCCGGACCCGTGGGTTCGCTCGATAAGTTGCAGCACGGCAGCGCGTTCTTTGGTCTGGCCGTGTTACTTTGTTCAGCCTATGGCGCTTGGCGGCCGCACGATACGTTGGGCTACATCTGGGTCTTCATCGCCATTGCCGCCTATGGTGCCATCGATGAAATCACGCAGGGATTTGTTCCCTATCGCTATCCCGATTTCTTCGATTGGTTAGCCGATGTGGGGGGCGCTGCGGTGGGAGTCGGTTTGATGTTTTTAGTGGCGGCCTTTTGGCCCGCGCGGGCTGCTGCAGCGGCGGCCGTGGCCTCGGCCGATGTTAAGACGCGATAG